The Pseudomonas parafulva genome window below encodes:
- the lpxA gene encoding acyl-ACP--UDP-N-acetylglucosamine O-acyltransferase: protein MSSIDPRAIIDPSAKVADGVEIGPWSIVGPDVEIGEGTVIGPHVVLKGPTRIGRHNRIYQFSSIGEDTPDLKYKGEPTRLVIGDHNVIREGVTIHRGTVQDRFETTLGDHNLIMAYAHIGHDSVIGNHCILVNNTALAGHVHVGDWAILSGYTLVHQYCHIGAHAFSGMGTAIGKDVPAFVTVFGSPAEARSMNFEGMRRRGFSDDVIQNLRRAYKIVYRQGLTVEDAVKELDELAALNPEVELFRQSILGSARGITR from the coding sequence ATGAGTTCGATTGATCCGCGGGCGATCATCGATCCGTCGGCCAAGGTGGCTGACGGTGTCGAGATTGGCCCCTGGTCGATCGTAGGCCCTGATGTCGAAATCGGGGAGGGCACCGTCATCGGCCCGCACGTGGTGCTCAAGGGGCCGACCCGAATCGGCCGGCACAACCGCATCTACCAGTTCAGTTCCATCGGTGAAGACACCCCGGACCTCAAGTACAAGGGCGAGCCTACCCGTTTGGTGATCGGTGATCACAATGTGATCCGCGAAGGCGTCACCATTCACCGTGGAACCGTTCAGGACCGCTTCGAGACTACGCTGGGTGACCACAACCTGATCATGGCCTATGCCCATATCGGCCACGACAGCGTGATCGGCAATCACTGCATCCTGGTCAATAACACGGCGCTGGCCGGCCATGTGCATGTAGGTGACTGGGCGATCCTGTCTGGCTATACCCTGGTGCATCAGTATTGCCACATCGGCGCCCACGCCTTTTCCGGCATGGGCACGGCCATTGGCAAGGATGTGCCGGCATTCGTCACGGTGTTCGGCAGCCCGGCCGAAGCGCGCAGCATGAACTTCGAAGGCATGCGCCGTCGTGGTTTCAGCGATGACGTGATCCAGAACCTGCGACGCGCCTACAAGATCGTTTACCGTCAGGGCTTGACGGTGGAGGACGCAGTCAAGGAACTGGATGAGTTGGCGGCTCTGAATCCTGAAGTCGAGTTGTTCCGTCAGTCGATCCTCGGCTCCGCCCGCGGCATCACCCGCTGA
- the lpxB gene encoding lipid-A-disaccharide synthase has protein sequence MASLCVALVAGEASGDILGSGLMRALKARHPDVRFIGVGGPLMEAEGLQSYFPMERLSVMGLVEVLGRLRELLKRRKDLVQTLIGEKPDVFIGIDAPDFTLTIELKLRQAGIKTVHYVSPSVWAWRQKRVLKIREGCDLMLTLLPFEAKFYEEQGVPVRFVGHPLADTIPLQADRSAARASLGFGDGPLVALMPGSRGGEVGRLGEVFLDTAKRLQHLIPGVRFVSPCANPARRAQLEQMLQGRDLPLTLLDGQSHLALAACDAVLIASGTATLEALLYKRPMVVAYRLAPLTFWILKRMVRSPYVSLPNLLAQRLLVPELLQDAATPEALATTLAPLVRDGGEQTDSFDRIHRTLRRDASNQAAEAVLALLGKH, from the coding sequence ATGGCCTCACTTTGCGTAGCGCTGGTCGCCGGTGAGGCCAGCGGCGACATCCTAGGCTCGGGTCTGATGCGTGCGCTCAAGGCACGTCACCCCGACGTCCGTTTCATTGGCGTCGGTGGTCCTCTGATGGAGGCCGAAGGGCTGCAGTCTTACTTCCCCATGGAGCGCCTGTCGGTGATGGGTCTGGTCGAGGTGCTGGGACGTTTGCGCGAACTGCTCAAGCGCCGCAAGGACCTGGTCCAGACGCTGATCGGCGAGAAGCCCGACGTGTTCATCGGCATCGACGCACCGGACTTCACCCTCACCATCGAATTGAAGCTGCGTCAGGCCGGGATCAAGACCGTGCATTACGTCAGCCCCTCCGTCTGGGCTTGGCGGCAGAAGCGGGTGCTCAAGATCCGCGAAGGCTGCGACCTGATGCTCACCCTGCTGCCCTTCGAGGCGAAGTTCTACGAAGAGCAAGGCGTGCCTGTACGCTTCGTGGGTCATCCGCTGGCCGACACTATTCCCCTGCAAGCCGATCGCAGTGCTGCGCGCGCGTCTCTGGGGTTTGGCGATGGACCGCTGGTGGCACTGATGCCGGGCAGTCGCGGTGGTGAGGTCGGACGCTTGGGTGAGGTGTTCCTGGACACGGCCAAGCGCTTGCAGCACTTGATTCCTGGAGTGCGCTTCGTCTCTCCCTGTGCCAACCCGGCACGCCGTGCACAGCTCGAGCAGATGCTGCAAGGCCGCGATCTGCCACTGACGCTGCTCGACGGTCAGTCTCACCTGGCGCTGGCGGCATGTGATGCGGTGCTGATCGCTTCCGGCACGGCCACCCTTGAAGCCTTGTTGTACAAGCGTCCGATGGTGGTGGCCTATCGCTTGGCACCGTTGACGTTCTGGATTCTCAAGCGAATGGTTCGCAGCCCCTACGTGTCCTTGCCCAACCTGCTCGCCCAGCGCCTGTTGGTGCCTGAGTTGTTGCAGGACGCCGCCACGCCTGAGGCCCTTGCCACGACCTTGGCACCGCTGGTGCGCGATGGTGGCGAGCAGACCGACAGTTTCGACCGGATCCACCGCACCTTGCGCCGCGACGCCTCCAACCAGGCTGCCGAGGCCGTGCTGGCCTTGCTCGGGAAGCACTGA
- the dnaE gene encoding DNA polymerase III subunit alpha — MPVSFVHLRVHSEFSLVDGLVRIKPLAKALAGMNMPAVAITDQSNMCSLVKFYKSAMGAGIKPICGADLWLAGAEPEAPLSRICFLAMSPEGYRNLTELISRGWTDGQRNGLVIIQREWIAPASEGLIGLSAAREGDIGMALLAGRQDEAEALLRDWMQMLPERFYVEVQRTNRARDEEYVHAAVALADKLGAPLVATNDVRFIKQSDFDAHETRVCIGEGWTLDDPRRPRLYSDQQYLKSAEEMAELFSDLPDAIANTVEIAKRCNITVQLGKYFLPDFPTPNGMGIDDYLRHVSHEGLEERLAVLWPKETTPDYDEKRQVYLDRLKFELDIIIQMGFPGYFLIVMDFIKWAKNNGVPVGPGRGSGAGSLVAYVLKITDLDPLAYDLLFERFLNPERVSMPDFDVDFCMDGRDRVIDYVAEAYGRNAVSQIITFGTMAAKAVVRDVARVQGKSYGLADRLSKMIPFEVGMTLEKAYEQEEILRDFLKGDEDAREIWDMALKLEGVTRGTGKHAGGVVIAPTKLTDFSPIACDEEGGGLITQFDKDDVEAAGLVKFDFLGLRTLTIIKWAMEIINREQAKKDLPEVNIDFIPLDDRKTYELLQKAETTAVFQLESRGMKELIKKLKPDCLEDLIALVALFRPGPLQSGMVDDFINRKHGRAELAYPHPDYQYDGLQPVLAPTYGIILYQEQVMQIAQVMAGYTLGGADMLRRAMGKKKPEEMAKQRGGFIEGCANNGIDANLAGNIFDLVEKFAGYGFNKSHSAAYGLVSYQTAWLKTHYPAPFMAAVLSADMHNTDKVVVLVEEVRSMKLRLDAPDVNFSDFKFTVNEDGRIVYGLGAIKGVGEGPVEAIVEARAEGGPFKDLFDFCARVDLKRINKRTLDALIRSGALDRLGPHFHDEIKAYHANIDRNRAVLLSALEEAIKAAEQTARTADSGHIDLFGGLFVEEDSDVYGNHHRVRDLTLKERLKGEKDTLGLYLTGHPIDEYEAEIRRFARQRIVDLKPSRETQTIAGMIIALRVMKNKKGDKMGFVTLDDRSGRIEASLFADAFMAAQALLQNDAMVVVEGEVSNDDFSGGLRLRVKQVMTLEDARTKLAESLRLKIAHEALKGDRLTWLGELITRHRGGCPITLEYTGSDAKAMLQFGDEWSIDPADGLIQTLRDQFGRENVFLQYR, encoded by the coding sequence ATGCCGGTCTCCTTCGTTCACCTTCGCGTGCATTCCGAATTCTCCCTGGTCGATGGCCTGGTGCGGATCAAGCCGCTGGCCAAGGCCCTGGCCGGAATGAACATGCCGGCGGTGGCGATCACCGATCAAAGCAACATGTGCTCGCTGGTCAAGTTCTACAAGTCTGCCATGGGGGCTGGCATCAAGCCGATCTGTGGTGCCGACTTGTGGTTGGCCGGTGCCGAGCCGGAAGCGCCGCTGTCGCGCATCTGCTTCCTGGCCATGAGCCCGGAAGGCTATCGCAACCTCACCGAGCTGATTTCTCGCGGATGGACCGATGGGCAGCGCAACGGTCTGGTCATCATCCAGCGCGAGTGGATCGCCCCGGCCAGCGAAGGGCTGATCGGTTTGTCCGCCGCGCGTGAAGGCGATATCGGCATGGCGCTGTTGGCCGGCCGTCAGGATGAGGCCGAGGCGTTGCTGCGCGACTGGATGCAGATGCTGCCCGAGCGCTTCTATGTTGAGGTGCAGCGCACCAATCGCGCGCGTGACGAAGAATATGTCCACGCCGCCGTGGCCCTGGCAGACAAGCTCGGCGCGCCGCTGGTGGCAACCAATGATGTGCGCTTCATCAAGCAGTCCGACTTCGACGCCCACGAAACCCGTGTCTGCATCGGCGAAGGCTGGACCCTGGACGATCCGCGCCGTCCACGCCTGTACAGCGATCAGCAATACCTCAAGTCGGCCGAGGAAATGGCCGAGCTGTTCAGCGACTTGCCAGACGCGATCGCCAACACCGTAGAGATTGCCAAGCGCTGCAATATCACTGTGCAGTTGGGCAAATACTTCCTGCCCGATTTTCCGACGCCCAATGGCATGGGCATCGACGACTACCTGCGCCACGTGTCCCACGAAGGCCTGGAAGAGCGTCTGGCGGTACTCTGGCCGAAGGAAACCACGCCTGACTACGATGAGAAACGCCAGGTCTACCTGGACCGGCTGAAGTTCGAGCTGGACATCATCATCCAGATGGGTTTCCCGGGTTACTTCCTCATCGTGATGGACTTCATCAAGTGGGCCAAGAACAACGGCGTCCCGGTGGGGCCTGGCCGTGGTTCGGGTGCCGGCTCGCTGGTGGCCTATGTCCTGAAGATCACCGACCTCGACCCGCTGGCCTATGACCTGCTGTTCGAACGTTTCCTCAACCCTGAACGTGTTTCCATGCCCGACTTCGACGTCGACTTCTGCATGGACGGCCGCGACCGGGTCATCGACTACGTGGCCGAAGCCTATGGGCGCAATGCGGTCAGCCAGATCATCACCTTCGGCACCATGGCTGCCAAGGCGGTGGTGCGTGACGTAGCGCGGGTGCAGGGCAAGTCCTATGGCCTGGCCGATCGCCTGTCGAAGATGATTCCGTTCGAAGTGGGCATGACCTTGGAGAAGGCGTACGAGCAGGAAGAAATCCTGCGCGACTTCCTCAAGGGCGATGAGGACGCCCGAGAAATCTGGGACATGGCGCTCAAGCTCGAAGGGGTCACCCGCGGCACCGGCAAGCACGCCGGGGGTGTGGTGATCGCGCCGACCAAGCTCACCGACTTCTCGCCGATCGCTTGTGATGAAGAAGGCGGCGGCCTGATTACCCAGTTCGACAAGGATGACGTCGAGGCCGCCGGCCTGGTGAAGTTCGACTTCCTCGGCCTGCGTACCCTGACCATCATCAAATGGGCGATGGAGATCATCAACCGCGAGCAGGCCAAGAAGGACCTGCCCGAGGTCAACATCGACTTCATCCCGCTCGATGACCGCAAGACCTACGAGCTGTTGCAAAAGGCTGAAACCACGGCCGTATTCCAGCTCGAATCGCGCGGCATGAAGGAGCTGATCAAGAAGCTCAAGCCCGACTGCCTGGAGGACTTGATCGCACTGGTGGCGCTGTTCCGCCCTGGCCCGCTGCAATCGGGCATGGTCGACGACTTCATCAACCGCAAGCACGGTCGCGCCGAGCTGGCTTATCCGCACCCTGACTATCAGTACGACGGTCTGCAACCGGTGCTGGCGCCGACCTACGGCATCATCCTGTATCAAGAGCAGGTGATGCAGATTGCACAGGTGATGGCCGGCTACACCCTGGGGGGCGCCGACATGCTGCGTCGGGCCATGGGCAAGAAGAAGCCCGAGGAGATGGCCAAGCAGCGTGGCGGCTTCATCGAAGGCTGTGCCAATAACGGCATCGATGCGAACCTCGCAGGAAACATCTTTGACCTGGTAGAGAAGTTCGCCGGCTACGGTTTCAACAAGTCTCACTCCGCTGCCTATGGCCTGGTTTCTTACCAGACCGCCTGGCTCAAGACCCACTACCCGGCGCCGTTCATGGCGGCGGTGCTGTCGGCGGATATGCACAACACCGACAAGGTGGTGGTGCTGGTCGAGGAAGTACGCAGCATGAAGCTGCGCCTCGACGCCCCGGACGTGAATTTTTCCGACTTCAAGTTCACCGTTAACGAGGACGGGCGCATCGTCTATGGCCTGGGTGCGATCAAAGGCGTGGGCGAGGGGCCGGTGGAAGCCATCGTCGAGGCGCGCGCCGAGGGCGGGCCGTTCAAGGACTTGTTCGATTTCTGCGCCCGCGTGGACCTCAAGCGCATCAACAAGCGCACCCTCGACGCCTTGATCCGCAGCGGTGCGCTCGACCGTCTCGGTCCGCACTTCCATGACGAGATCAAGGCCTACCACGCCAACATCGACCGCAACCGCGCCGTGTTGCTCTCGGCGCTTGAAGAGGCGATCAAGGCGGCCGAGCAGACCGCACGCACCGCCGACAGCGGTCACATCGACCTGTTTGGCGGGCTGTTCGTCGAAGAAGACTCCGACGTTTATGGCAACCACCACAGGGTGCGCGACCTGACGCTCAAGGAGCGTCTGAAAGGCGAAAAGGACACCCTCGGGCTTTACCTCACCGGTCACCCGATCGATGAATACGAAGCCGAGATCCGCCGCTTCGCCCGCCAGCGCATCGTCGATCTCAAGCCGTCGCGCGAGACCCAGACCATCGCTGGGATGATCATTGCCCTGCGGGTCATGAAGAACAAGAAAGGCGACAAGATGGGCTTCGTCACCCTCGATGATCGCTCCGGGCGCATCGAAGCCTCGCTGTTCGCCGACGCCTTCATGGCCGCCCAGGCGCTGCTGCAAAACGACGCAATGGTGGTGGTCGAGGGCGAGGTCAGCAACGATGACTTCTCCGGTGGCCTGCGGCTGCGGGTCAAGCAGGTGATGACGCTCGAAGACGCGCGCACCAAGCTGGCCGAGAGCCTGCGCCTGAAAATTGCCCATGAGGCGCTCAAGGGGGATCGCCTGACGTGGCTGGGTGAGCTGATCACGCGTCATCGCGGTGGCTGCCCGATCACCCTCGAGTACACCGGCAGCGACGCCAAGGCCATGCTGCAGTTTGGCGACGAATGGTCGATCGACCCCGCTGATGGCTTGATTCAGACACTGCGTGACCAGTTCGGGCGTGAGAACGTCTTCCTGCAATACCGTTGA
- the rnhB gene encoding ribonuclease HII codes for MQMGLDFKLVEELVAGVDEVGRGPLCGDVVTAAVILDPNRPILGLNDSKKLTEARREALFEEICEKALAFCIARASVEEIDRLNILHATMLAMQRAVEGLSTQPKLALIDGNRCPQLAVPASPVVKGDSQVPAIAAASILAKVTRDREMSAFELIYPGYGIGGHKGYPTPVHLEALARLGPTPIHRRSFAPVRAAYEARVGHISSLI; via the coding sequence ATGCAGATGGGACTGGATTTCAAGCTGGTCGAGGAACTCGTTGCCGGTGTCGACGAAGTGGGTCGGGGTCCGCTGTGCGGTGACGTGGTCACTGCCGCGGTGATCCTCGATCCGAATCGGCCGATTCTCGGCTTGAACGACTCCAAGAAACTGACCGAAGCACGCCGCGAGGCGCTGTTCGAGGAAATCTGCGAAAAGGCGCTGGCCTTCTGCATCGCTCGCGCCAGTGTCGAAGAAATCGATCGACTGAACATCCTGCATGCCACGATGCTGGCCATGCAGCGTGCCGTCGAAGGACTGAGCACTCAGCCGAAACTGGCGTTGATCGACGGCAACCGCTGTCCGCAGCTGGCCGTGCCTGCCTCGCCGGTGGTCAAGGGCGACTCGCAAGTGCCGGCCATCGCCGCCGCGTCGATCCTGGCCAAGGTTACCCGTGATCGCGAAATGAGCGCGTTCGAGCTGATCTATCCGGGATACGGCATCGGCGGACACAAGGGTTACCCAACGCCAGTGCATCTCGAAGCCTTGGCGCGGCTGGGCCCGACGCCGATTCATCGGCGTTCCTTCGCGCCGGTTCGTGCCGCCTATGAGGCGCGGGTCGGGCACATCTCTTCGTTGATCTAA
- the accA gene encoding acetyl-CoA carboxylase carboxyl transferase subunit alpha translates to MNPNFLDFEQPIADLQAKIEGLRLVGNDNSLNISDEIARLQDKSSTLTESIFGNLTSWQIARLARHPRRPYTLDYIEHIFTEFEELHGDRHFSDDAAIVGGTARLDGKPVMVIGHQKGREVREKVRRNFGMPRPEGYRKACRLMEMAERFKMPILTFIDTPGAYPGIDAEERNQSEAIAWNLRVMARLKTPIIATVIGEGGSGGALAIGVCDQLNMLQYSTYSVISPEGCASILWKTADKAADAAEAMGITAERLKSLNIVDKVIGEPLGGAHRDPAAMAASIRADLLEQLGMLGKLDQDALLKRRYDRLMSYGL, encoded by the coding sequence ATGAACCCGAATTTTCTCGATTTCGAACAGCCGATTGCCGACCTGCAAGCCAAGATCGAAGGCCTGCGCCTGGTTGGCAACGACAACTCGCTGAACATCAGCGATGAAATTGCCCGTCTGCAAGACAAGAGCAGCACCCTGACCGAAAGTATCTTCGGCAACCTGACCAGCTGGCAGATCGCGCGCCTGGCGCGTCACCCGCGTCGTCCTTACACCCTCGACTACATCGAGCACATCTTCACCGAGTTCGAGGAATTGCACGGCGACCGTCATTTCTCCGATGACGCTGCCATCGTTGGCGGCACCGCGCGCCTGGACGGCAAACCGGTGATGGTCATCGGTCACCAGAAAGGTCGTGAGGTGCGGGAAAAGGTGCGGCGCAACTTCGGCATGCCGCGTCCGGAGGGCTACCGCAAGGCGTGCCGTCTGATGGAGATGGCCGAACGCTTCAAGATGCCGATCCTGACCTTCATCGACACCCCGGGCGCTTATCCCGGCATCGACGCCGAAGAGCGCAACCAGAGCGAAGCGATTGCCTGGAACCTGCGGGTCATGGCGCGTCTGAAAACGCCGATCATCGCCACCGTGATCGGTGAGGGTGGTTCGGGCGGCGCGCTGGCCATCGGCGTGTGCGACCAACTCAACATGCTGCAGTACTCCACCTACTCGGTCATTTCGCCGGAAGGCTGTGCCTCGATCCTGTGGAAGACCGCCGACAAAGCCGCAGACGCTGCTGAAGCCATGGGCATCACCGCAGAGCGCCTGAAGAGCCTGAACATCGTCGACAAAGTGATCGGCGAACCGCTGGGCGGCGCCCACCGTGACCCGGCTGCCATGGCCGCCAGCATCCGTGCCGACCTGCTCGAGCAATTGGGCATGCTGGGCAAGCTTGACCAGGACGCCCTGCTCAAGCGCCGCTACGATCGCCTGATGAGCTACGGTCTCTGA
- a CDS encoding CTP synthase, protein MTRYIFVTGGVVSSLGKGIASASLAAILEARGLKVTMLKLDPYINVDPGTMSPFQHGEVFVTQDGAETDLDLGHYERFIRTTMTQNNNFTTGRIYEHVLRKERRGDYLGATIQVIPHITDEIKRRIIKGAGDADVALVEIGGTVGDIESQPFLEAIRQLRVEVGSKRAMLMHLTLVPYIATAGETKTKPTQHSVKELRSIGLQPDVLICRSDHPVDASSRRKIALFTNVEERAVISLEDVDTIYKIPGVLHAQGLDDFVVERFGLQCNGADLSEWDKVVDAKLNPEHEVTIAMVGKYMELLDAYKSLIEAMSHAGITNRTKVNLRYIDSEDIENQGTRLLEGADAILVPGGFGLRGVEGKITAVQYARENKVPYLGICLGMQVAVIEFARNVMGWKDANSTEFDRNSGHPVVGLITEWADATGAVETRSEASDLGGTMRLGAQDCQLAAGSNVHDCYGKDVITERHRHRYEVNNNLLPQLVEAGLVVSGRSEDGALVEVVESKDHPWFVACQFHPEFTSTPRDGHPLFSGFVKAALKQKNKA, encoded by the coding sequence ATGACGCGCTACATATTCGTCACGGGCGGTGTTGTTTCTTCATTGGGGAAAGGCATTGCCTCGGCTTCCCTGGCGGCCATCCTGGAAGCGCGGGGGCTCAAGGTCACCATGCTCAAGCTGGACCCGTATATCAACGTCGATCCGGGGACCATGAGCCCGTTCCAGCACGGTGAAGTATTCGTCACCCAGGATGGCGCCGAGACCGACCTCGACCTGGGCCACTACGAGCGGTTCATCCGCACCACCATGACCCAGAACAACAACTTCACCACCGGCCGTATCTACGAGCACGTGCTGCGCAAGGAGCGCCGTGGTGATTATCTGGGCGCCACCATCCAGGTCATTCCGCACATCACCGACGAGATCAAGCGCCGCATCATCAAGGGTGCCGGCGATGCCGACGTGGCCCTGGTGGAAATCGGCGGTACCGTGGGCGACATCGAGTCGCAACCGTTCCTCGAAGCGATTCGCCAGTTGCGCGTCGAAGTGGGCTCCAAGCGCGCCATGCTGATGCACCTGACCCTGGTGCCCTACATCGCCACGGCCGGCGAGACCAAGACCAAGCCGACCCAGCACTCGGTGAAGGAGCTGCGCTCCATTGGCCTGCAGCCTGACGTCCTGATCTGCCGCTCCGACCATCCGGTCGATGCGTCTTCGCGTCGCAAGATCGCCCTGTTCACCAACGTTGAAGAGCGCGCGGTGATCTCTCTGGAAGACGTCGACACCATCTACAAGATCCCAGGCGTGCTGCATGCCCAGGGGCTGGACGATTTCGTCGTCGAGCGCTTCGGCTTGCAGTGCAACGGTGCCGATCTGTCCGAGTGGGACAAGGTGGTAGATGCCAAGCTCAACCCTGAGCACGAAGTCACCATCGCCATGGTCGGCAAGTACATGGAACTGCTGGATGCTTACAAGTCGCTGATCGAAGCGATGAGCCACGCCGGCATCACCAATCGCACCAAGGTCAACCTGCGCTACATCGATTCCGAAGACATCGAGAACCAGGGCACCCGCCTGCTCGAAGGCGCCGATGCCATTCTGGTACCGGGCGGTTTTGGCCTGCGCGGCGTGGAAGGCAAGATCACTGCGGTGCAGTACGCCCGTGAGAACAAGGTGCCGTACCTGGGCATCTGCCTGGGGATGCAGGTGGCCGTGATCGAGTTCGCCCGTAACGTGATGGGCTGGAAGGATGCCAACTCCACCGAGTTCGATCGCAACAGCGGCCACCCGGTCGTGGGCTTGATCACCGAGTGGGCCGATGCCACCGGTGCAGTCGAAACCCGCAGCGAAGCCTCCGACCTGGGCGGCACCATGCGCCTGGGCGCGCAGGACTGCCAACTGGCGGCCGGCTCCAACGTGCACGATTGCTACGGCAAGGACGTGATCACCGAGCGTCACCGCCACCGCTACGAAGTGAACAACAACCTGCTGCCGCAATTGGTTGAGGCGGGTCTGGTGGTTTCCGGTCGTTCCGAAGATGGCGCACTGGTCGAAGTGGTCGAGTCCAAGGATCACCCATGGTTCGTCGCTTGTCAGTTCCACCCGGAGTTCACCTCGACCCCGCGCGACGGCCACCCGCTGTTCAGTGGTTTCGTCAAGGCTGCCCTGAAGCAGAAGAACAAGGCCTGA
- the tilS gene encoding tRNA lysidine(34) synthetase TilS translates to MLDLTPWLNAPTWFVAFSGGLDSTVLLHRLAAHCRRHPAPPLRALHIHHGLQTAANAWPEHCRAVCDALGVELEVIPVVVAVGASLEQAARDARYAALASRLGPGDVLFTGQHLDDQAETLLFRLLRGAGLRGMTAMPSSRTLGQGRLVRPLLADSREHLQRYAEAQGLSWIDDPSNQDVGFSRNYLRAQVMPQLRQRWPQASQQMARSAEHLGEALGLLDELAAEDLRSAEQGAPFAWLGLASLDLDAVRALSPARQRNALQYWLSRRTRPPDARHWAGWNALRDAAPDAQPIWRLTDGELQRSHGRLWWLADDWRQWKSGQWYWLDPDQPLILPGNGMVWLQGAKPPEGLRIAYRQGGERLNVPGRGERDLKRLLNERQLPHFVRQRLPLLYQGPRLLAVANLPELVQSDWQLQWQPPGRVQGLS, encoded by the coding sequence ATGCTCGACCTCACCCCCTGGCTCAACGCCCCCACCTGGTTTGTCGCCTTCTCTGGCGGACTCGACTCGACCGTTCTGCTTCATCGCCTGGCGGCTCACTGTCGTCGTCATCCTGCGCCGCCCTTGCGCGCCCTGCACATTCACCATGGTCTGCAGACTGCCGCCAATGCCTGGCCCGAGCACTGTCGCGCTGTGTGCGATGCCCTGGGCGTCGAATTGGAGGTCATCCCAGTGGTGGTCGCAGTGGGTGCCAGCCTGGAGCAGGCTGCACGCGACGCGCGCTACGCCGCGTTGGCCAGTCGCCTTGGCCCGGGCGATGTCCTGTTCACTGGCCAGCACCTCGACGATCAGGCCGAGACCCTGCTGTTCAGGCTCCTGCGTGGGGCGGGTTTGCGTGGGATGACGGCCATGCCGTCGTCGCGGACGTTGGGGCAGGGGAGGTTGGTCAGGCCGCTGCTGGCCGACTCACGCGAGCACTTGCAGCGTTACGCCGAGGCGCAGGGGTTGAGCTGGATCGACGACCCGTCGAATCAGGACGTCGGATTTTCGCGCAACTACCTGCGGGCTCAGGTGATGCCGCAACTGCGCCAGCGTTGGCCGCAAGCCAGTCAGCAGATGGCCCGCAGTGCCGAGCACCTGGGCGAGGCGCTGGGGCTGCTCGATGAACTGGCTGCCGAGGATTTGCGTTCGGCCGAGCAGGGCGCGCCCTTCGCTTGGCTGGGGCTCGCGTCTCTGGATCTGGACGCCGTGCGTGCGTTGTCGCCGGCGCGCCAGCGCAATGCGTTGCAGTACTGGCTCAGTCGCCGTACCCGGCCGCCTGACGCCAGGCACTGGGCCGGTTGGAACGCGCTGCGCGACGCTGCGCCTGATGCCCAGCCGATCTGGCGCCTGACCGATGGCGAGTTGCAGCGCAGCCACGGGCGGCTCTGGTGGCTGGCCGATGATTGGCGTCAATGGAAGTCAGGCCAATGGTATTGGCTTGATCCCGATCAGCCGTTGATCCTGCCTGGCAATGGTATGGTTTGGCTGCAGGGGGCAAAGCCGCCCGAAGGGCTGCGCATTGCCTATCGCCAGGGCGGCGAGCGGCTGAATGTGCCCGGGCGTGGCGAGCGCGATCTCAAGCGTCTGCTCAATGAGCGCCAGCTTCCGCACTTCGTCCGCCAACGCCTGCCGCTACTCTATCAAGGCCCGCGCCTGCTGGCCGTGGCCAACCTGCCGGAGCTTGTGCAGAGCGACTGGCAACTGCAGTGGCAGCCGCCGGGCCGCGTGCAAGGTTTGAGCTGA
- the kdsA gene encoding 3-deoxy-8-phosphooctulonate synthase yields MTQKIIRVGNIEIANDKPFVLFGGMNVLESRDLALKVCEAYVRVTEKLGIPYVFKASFDKANRSSVTSYRGPGMEEGLKIFEEIKRTFDVPVITDVHEPYQCEPVAKVCDIIQLPAFLSRQTDLVVAMAKTGAVINIKKAQFLAPHEMKHILAKCVEAGNDQLILCERGSSFGYNNLVVDMLGFGIMKQFEYPVFFDVTHSLQTPGGRADSAGGRRAQVTDLAKAGMSQGLAGLFLEAHPDPDNAKCDGPCALRLDKLEPFLAQLKQLDDLVKSFPTVETA; encoded by the coding sequence ATGACCCAGAAGATCATTCGCGTCGGCAACATCGAGATCGCCAACGACAAGCCGTTCGTCCTGTTCGGCGGCATGAACGTTCTGGAGTCCCGTGACCTGGCTCTGAAGGTCTGCGAAGCGTATGTACGGGTGACCGAGAAACTCGGTATCCCGTATGTGTTCAAGGCCAGCTTCGACAAGGCCAACCGCTCCTCGGTCACGTCCTATCGAGGCCCGGGCATGGAAGAGGGGCTGAAGATCTTCGAAGAGATCAAGCGCACCTTCGACGTGCCGGTGATCACCGATGTGCACGAGCCCTACCAGTGTGAACCGGTAGCCAAGGTCTGCGACATCATCCAGTTGCCGGCGTTTCTCTCGCGCCAGACCGACCTGGTGGTGGCCATGGCCAAGACCGGCGCGGTGATCAACATCAAGAAGGCGCAGTTCCTGGCGCCGCACGAGATGAAGCACATCCTCGCCAAGTGCGTGGAGGCCGGCAACGATCAGCTCATTCTGTGCGAGCGTGGTTCGAGCTTCGGCTACAACAACCTGGTGGTCGACATGCTCGGCTTCGGCATCATGAAGCAGTTCGAGTACCCGGTGTTCTTCGACGTCACCCATTCGCTGCAGACCCCAGGCGGTCGCGCCGACTCGGCCGGTGGCCGTCGTGCCCAGGTCACCGACCTGGCCAAGGCGGGCATGAGCCAGGGCCTGGCCGGACTGTTCCTTGAGGCGCACCCGGATCCTGACAACGCCAAGTGCGATGGCCCTTGCGCGCTTCGTCTGGACAAACTGGAGCCGTTCCTGGCGCAGCTCAAGCAACTGGACGACCTGGTGAAGAGTTTTCCGACGGTAGAAACCGCGTAA